The Candidatus Tumulicola sp. genome has a window encoding:
- a CDS encoding PaaX family transcriptional regulator C-terminal domain-containing protein, whose translation MRQFPGIAPLRPRSMLFTLYGDYAYPRGVDLWLGSLVALGERLGISEVAVRSAVARLARDGWIVARRDGNRSHYALSDAGRRLIEEGTRRIYRGEGTAWNGSWCMLTYSIPEAKRAHRDRLRKQLAWLGFGPLGGGTYVSPRDVSSEAEELVREHGVETFSRIFSARLSGPGSELDLVRQCWDVGAIEAQYETFLRHYAPLYARDLRRHRTASLPDAAAFVHRFALTHDFRRFPFVDPDLPASLLPREWAGGRARSLFEAHHALLTQGAQRFFSSIASLGARLRAG comes from the coding sequence ATGAGGCAATTCCCAGGAATCGCGCCCCTGCGCCCCCGTTCGATGCTCTTCACGCTCTATGGCGATTACGCGTACCCGCGCGGCGTCGATCTCTGGCTTGGCAGTTTGGTGGCGCTCGGTGAACGCTTGGGCATCTCGGAGGTGGCCGTCCGTTCCGCCGTCGCGCGCCTCGCCCGAGATGGTTGGATCGTCGCGCGCAGAGACGGCAACCGTTCGCATTACGCCCTCTCGGACGCCGGCAGGCGTCTGATCGAGGAGGGTACTCGGCGCATCTATCGAGGCGAAGGGACGGCTTGGAACGGTTCGTGGTGCATGCTCACGTACAGCATTCCGGAAGCCAAGCGCGCCCATCGCGATCGCTTACGCAAGCAGTTGGCTTGGCTGGGATTCGGCCCGCTTGGCGGCGGCACGTACGTCAGCCCACGCGACGTTTCGAGCGAGGCCGAGGAACTCGTGCGCGAGCACGGCGTCGAAACCTTCTCGCGTATTTTTAGCGCCCGCTTGTCGGGGCCGGGATCGGAGCTGGACCTTGTCCGCCAATGTTGGGACGTGGGAGCCATCGAAGCGCAATACGAGACGTTCCTGCGTCACTATGCGCCGCTGTATGCGCGCGATCTGCGGCGCCATCGGACCGCTTCATTGCCGGACGCCGCGGCGTTCGTGCATCGCTTCGCGCTCACGCACGATTTCAGGCGCTTTCCGTTCGTCGACCCCGATCTTCCGGCGTCGTTGCTGCCGCGCGAATGGGCGGGGGGGCGCGCGCGCTCGCTCTTCGAAGCGCACCATGCGCTGCTGACGCAAGGCGCACAGCGCTTCTTCAGCTCTATCGCCTCGCTGGGAGCGCGCTTGCGTGCCGGCTGA